The Rosa chinensis cultivar Old Blush chromosome 7, RchiOBHm-V2, whole genome shotgun sequence DNA segment AAAGTCCAACTACCTTCCGCAGGTTTCATAACTGTAAAATTCATGCATTGAAAGTTAACCCACTTAAAAAAAAGATCGGATTTTCGACAAAAAGCTGAAAATTTTACATACCCTGTTCTGGTTTGTGGGGTGACACGATCATTTCTAAAGTGTTGGGCAGAGAGGAAAAGAGGACGACGCCATTTGCATCAGAGGTTTCTGCTAAGCAtgatagaaaaagaagaagggaagcCAAGACAATCTCACTACGCGATGCCATCTGAGAATATTTTTGGAGGTTTCTACTTGATTTCTGTGAAGTCTGAATCTCTGTATGTATAAACAATCATCAAGCGCAAATTGCACTTCAATGCAGCTTGAGCTGCATGTGAACTAGTAGGAGAGACGACTTTCAGACATTTTTTTCTCTCCACTAGCTAGCACCGCATTATTTTCAATGCTTTTGAATTCCTTTTCACTATTCATATTTTCAAATTTAACTGATGAATTTCAAAATAGTTTTCATTAATGCTGTGCTCCTTTgcattctctttttttttttcttttttttttaaaggtcaAAAGAAGGCACCAATGGAGATGCCCCCAGAATTTgttagagaaaaaagagaacaatAAGAAGAGGATTGAGGACGAAGCCAAACACCtcgtaataaaaaaaaaacaaattatacATGCTAAGAAAATATAAACCAGCAATGAAGAAAATCTTAAAGGATTTAAATTATGGCCGTTACTCAGTCGATTTGAATCGGTTATAgttattaccaacttcaaaatcaaAGCCTTCGGTtttaaaattgagctaccaattaccaaccaaaattttcagtttttaatcatatctGCCAAAGTATTTCAGTTTTCGGTATACTAATTTTTAAACacctaattctttgtaatataaattagaatgaacagtcctaggtttttcaattttataatagtaaactttgtattcatctactaattatagctttcttttgtacatatgacatcaagttttagccattttcaataaaattaagttatttaaccatctttgaccagTATTCATCTACTCCAAGTAGAATATGTAGTAATgctcatactattatgaaaatatttatgtttatttcttaatatacatgtatgactatgtgtattgaaaatcaTAGTATATATAGCTAATATATAGATAATCGATAGATTCAGTatttaccaaaatcaaaccaacttttttcggtaattttttaTTCAGTTTTATCACTCTCAGTCACAAAAAAGTCGGTTTAGCAAACCTAAAACTTCGGTTAGTATTCGATTTCGACACACTAGCTAGAACATCAGCAGCTAAATATAGCActatttctaaaaattaaatCCTACATAAACTAATGTGTTAGCAtcaaatttctataaataaatAGAAATCATCTTTGATAGAATCACTAGTGCTATTGAcgttatttataattaatttatatattcTCATAAACTCGTAACTCTGTCACACGAGATACTAATTTATCATACATGAAAAATAGTACTTATCAGTTATCACATCAATAACATTGCATTGACTTCAGAAGGATCAATGCTCATCATACACACCAATATACTAATTTATCATACATGAAAAATAGTACTTATCACATCAATAACATTGCATTGATTTCAGAAGGATCAATGCTCATCATATACACCAATATACTAATTTATCATACATGAGTACTTATCACATCAATAACATTGCATTGACTTCAGAAGGATTAATGCTCATCATACACACCAATTCAATACTATTATAGAGTCACCTTCTATTCTAGCACGTCGACATGATATTGTACTAATTATAGTTGGCATCTCTTCTTTTCCAAGTCACACTCAACCCACCATGGCACCAATTTGATCACACTTTCAACTTCTCATATATAGAAACATGGTAATGCATAATTGCTTATGAGAAAACAGACACTATGATCATACAAAGCTAGTGAAGGTACTACTAGAACCAACCAAACATTGGTGGACTCTTTTGATTCTCATTCTCATACGTAGACCTAGTTACCAACACTTCTTTTGGACGACTTTGCCCTCGTCTTCTCAGCAATGAAGAACCCAGCCAGGGCTAAAACCGAGAAAGCGCTGAAGCAGACGGAAACAATATCAAGCGTCACGTGGCGCCCGGTGATAGACTGCACCTCAAACAAGTTGGAGTCCTTCTTAGGTCCCGTGTTTTGACCGTAAGCCACCGCCACCTCGACGGCGTCGTAGGCGTAGGCGCGTACGAAGTACTTGGCGGTGGGCACGTCACGCTCGACTGTCCACTCGAAGGTCTGCATGGAGGCGTTGTACGGCCTGGCGACGATCTTGTGCTGACAGGTCTTGTCCTTGACGAGGTTGTCCACTGTCTTCCTCCACGCGCGGTCGACTTGGCTCACCGGCGCGTAGCAGAGCTTCACTGTGACGGTCTTGTAGGCCGAGTCAGTCCCAGCTGGGAGGCTCTGGTTCAAACCCCATGTAACAGAGATTTTGTCTTCCCCAGCTTTCAGGAGTGTTCCATTTGCCTCAACTGCAAAAATCAATTCAAGAAttaaaatcaaaattcaaattaaaCAACACCCAATTGAAGATCAAGGATTTGGGACTAGAAAGTTTGGAACTTTTCATGGAATTTATAACCGCATAATTAATCCATGAACTAAAATAAAGAAACAGTCAAAACCCACTTGAAAAACaaggattttttatttttttggcaaagaaaaaaaaaacaaggatttGGGACTAGAAAGTTTGAAACTTTCATGGAATTTATAACTGCATAATTAATCCAtgaattaaaatgaaaaatgaaacaaaacccAATTGAAAATAAGGATTTGGGACTAGAAAagttgaaagtttgaaactttttCATGGAAATTATATACATACCGTGTGAAGCAGTTACAATAAGAGATTGTTTCAGAGTGGAGAAGAGAACACCATAGGAGGTTTCTGCTAAGCAAGAGAGGAGAAGCACAGAAGCCAATAGAATCCCAGCACGTGAAGCCATCTCAGTCCTTTTGGTCGCTTTGAGTTGCGGAAaggcagagagagaaagagagagactatGAGAAAGTGAGAAACTGATCCTGAAGATGCTGAGCTGATGATTAACGGGTACTTGGGGAACCCTTTTTATACAAAGTACaaggcaaagaaaaaaaatataaagaaatgaGAAAAGGGGTACGCAGAAATAGTCAAAAGGCCGAAGTTTAAGCTGGATTGTGGGAGATTAAGGACAAAGGCAACAAAGGCATTACGGAGTGTGGAGAAATAATGTACAGCATGATGAAAATGGCTCTAAAGGACCCTGAAGGGATggttttgtttgaaattttggatTAGAGTATTATGACCAAACAAGGTTTTTGGGCTGCTTGtgtttagggttttgtttaaTGGTTGACTCTGACCGCTCTGAGTAGGTTCAAATTTGTTTAAGGTGTACATATTGTGGTGGATGAGAAGATAGAGGGTCAAGATTGGGACTACTTGCCTAGCTGCTTGCCTCATGCTCATTCCTCTTGATTCTACACCCGAATATATTTCATTTGTTAAATTCTATGCATTTGTCCTCTAATGTTTTGGAAAGGGCAAAAGGAGAAGGCCACAGAATTGGGAAGCAAATGAAGTTTCGACGGTTATACAAAGAAAATATCAGCAGTTCTCAACCTTTGGGATATGCTACTGCTAGCCCCTTCCCTTTGCAGAAATAGGAATTGACCCCATTCATCTAAGCTGAGCTGGCTAGTATCAAGATGCCAGCACAAAATGATTTTATAGTGCCAATAAATAGTCAACTAAGATAGAAGTACCAATTTGTTGGAACAGTGGAGTAGGTTAGAGTCCAAAGGCAAAGCAAGCCAACTATGCTTGCATAACTCTCTTGTCTAGAGGAGGCTAGCCTCTAACAAGAAAAATTTAATGCTAATCAAACTACAAGGATCATAGATTATATATAAAGGAGATTGTAGTTTAAAAGATGTtcttcttttcatatatataaagGAGAAGGGATTCAAATGCATCAACATCAACAAACATTTGTATATGAGAAATCCGAATATAGATCAATAGAGAGTCGAGTAGTACATAATTTGTGAAATGTACGTGCTTAAAGGAATATTACGACTTGAGTATTTAAGATGAAGTCAAATATAGTAGTTAGGATAGGAGAAGAGGTGGCTAAATCAAGTATGCATTTATTGTTAATTAGTTTGTTATTAGTTTATTATAAAATCACACGAATCATTACGTCCGTACATTTTccttttggctcatggatgacTAAATTAAGATAATATTGACATCTATGGATTGTGAAAGTGCTTATCCGATTCCTGGTCCACCATTTGTATCACAAAAAACACAAGAATAGCATTGAACTTAGTTCCTCGAGTTGTAATATCAGTCATCGACTGTCAAATTGAGCTCTTTTTGGATATATCGAAAGAGGGAGTTAAtagaaatagagaaaaatgttgaagaatgtcgacataatgtgtgcctctacaaattagggtttagagttgtaataggaaaatgTTATagatattcaattgtattcggattctattactttttgagtaccttgtaactccctatttaaagggctcctattatcaataataaacacgatTACAATTCTTCTACTGTTATAAAGTAGGgagaaaatagagagagaatagtagggaggaagtagaagtatctcattcagtctcattagcctcctttatatagaggtagggtttacatcaaagtacacaactaatgagtatttacgtggacagccatatagataataatatttacaacactcccccttggatgtccaccaatgaatgatgatattggacgcgcttattgttgcctcgttaaaaaccttgccaggtaacaaaaactcagtgggacaaaaataaccatgGTCGAAGgataaaaagagcacaacgcgcatatgtcctaggtaacATGCTTCtagatgctccccctgatgagaatctccccctgattgttgcaagccttaATTATGTgtgcgataagctacatgtaccatgtatagtggtttgatgtgtctatcactgaagtgagaccacgtgtgctttgcatataggggctcctcacaaattttcatacctgaaaaggttaagcaataccaacaaagctagacgattttcaataagccttacctcatatgataaggttagaaataatctcatatgctcaaattcatacacaaagtaatagctaaacaatataaagaaattgacacatttaactttgtatagtttaaaacattgaaaaaatcatcatggcatacctagccatacacatcaatatctttgtgtattgatatgtctcatataagcttCTTCAAGAGCTTTAAGTtattcataactttgcgaaagttagaatatgttgcaacattatattcataattcgaattcaataGTAGTCTcttcatagtactcattaaggcaatttagatctcgttgactagaatgaaatgagtacatatgagctagctttagactctttgattccatgagtgagcttcaggctctttcaacctttcatggaTTTGCATTTGAAgcattcatgtatttgaatcccttaaggatttgataagcaatgcgcttataatgacactttgcttttagcaatgtgtctttaagatATTCATAATATATGATAACAAggtgccataaatctctcgtcaatataacaacTATATgcaacactgtacttatagaaaattgtcattcatataagggaagatattcataatctcatgtctctataaatagacattgtgtcatagtgatttatcttcacttttgataaatacccttttgtaccatgtagggttaaaggtccaagtatttcatcacttttcaaatattcaatttcattggaattgtctctttccaatttggccaataatatactttgtcgacattcatggtgaaacgtggtatagcatCAATACAGCCCTTAATGATTTTTCTTTGGTAGCTACCATTTGTAAATTatcattgatgatcattaatcatagatcccacacattcttacgtgcatgcattagctgtaataagcttattgatattgggtacccatgccacttctggggcatatATTGTCacttctaggacaatcatctctcatagatgagtcatgtagcgaatgtggatctttttacttataatctcatgtatgagcattatagggcttgtataatatTCCCTGTTTTGGGagcttaaaactttagacctggtggatacattccacacaaattcacgttgttattcaaatgacagtacTCTTTCCTCCTCCTAACGgcaggaagactgtcttattatgACATGCGCAAAAGATGCGTTTAAATATCTATCACTTTTTTGAAGTGAAGATCTTCATTGGTTGGTGGCAAACCCAAACCAAATTTTAGGTCAAAACATGTTTTCTccattagcatcaaccatattgatttattattgtatcactaAAACATCATTTCCTAATGGCGTACCTACACCCTctgtatgtgtagccatattaggagctgtgatattgtttaatgatATTCTGttcaggagaaccatgtcaattggatacaTTTGCAacccacaaatcaaatggagtctaccttgtttgtattaatatggtTGGTCTCAAGGACTTTAACCCAAGCATCGActttgcatttagcatataattttgtcactttcttttatcaattcactagttttgatatttcttgaagtcaaaatgagacggtggataaatatctcacaccaattcatatcgttcttcaggaacaatctttctccccctcatggcaggaggattgtctcattaaagtgacaactagCAAATATgcggtaaataaataatttgctTGTGTGTAAGGTTAGCCGTCatcaaaacttgtaagtgatgccacgcaacatggtagacaaaaCATGATGTAACCAGTGAAGCcaaatagtgtatttggttcaaggaACTTCAAGTTCATGATATCATATGCCTTAGTTTACTGTAAAAAATTCGATACAGTATATATCTGATGGcataaagtcttctccaaccatataggaggtaattaatgcaataatatttcaaattcggtaacatgatagtagctcatttggagccatagatcaagatctacaactcttgatatggttgttaccttagcttcagtaaacattaattgtgaaatactgataattggaatgaaccaacttcattttgaactgctggccaaaatgatatactcgaaaatttcgagttaaagactacaatccataaGATCAAGTAAGTTTATCATGTGAAGAACCTCAAGTTCTGtgtcacatataaatgtgtagtcataaagaagagggacttcaggccctcatataattggagatccaagaaacttgaggtttcaatttttttcaatttataacaacctTTTAAGGAACATCAGGTTCCTTCATAATCAGATTAAGAAATATTTAGTTTCAATGAAAACTCAAGAGGTTACAATAAATCTGAGGAATAACACAATAATGCTTTCAACtttgcttattgtaagcaaaagacatcaggcatgtgagatgaatctcaatgttcttactagtaaatgcaatttaatttgaccaGTGCCCTTTCGAAAGTGGCTTGATAAtcatccaccatatagtgtaccATAGGCGACACACACCCAATTTACAATTTCCTCACATATGTGGATGTTAGGACAATATTTACATTGACtcctgatttttctcttgccatgatctacttctggtggcatttcatggtatagcCATGTCAATCGGCTTTCTTACTATACAATGAGATCTATGAGACAGGGAGATTATACATCTCTCGTAATATTGGAGGCACAGAATGCAAAGGGACAATAATGtgtgctcttctggagccatcaatcagatatgtaagatctgagatgattgttatattagCCTCATAAGCATAACCATGCATAAAATTGCATTGCTTGAAagtcactcaaaacataagtttgaagatgacagaaatcaaatttgtaagaattgaaCAGTGGATCTCATAGGATATACACGAAGCTTCTGGTCCGTGTTATACAGGTAAAACATGACGTTTAATTATTGTGTTGTTGTTTGATGTAcattaacatcaaatgcattttgaacttctagCCAAAATAATATACTCGAAATATCGAGTTCAAACTTCATGACCTTAACTTATGAGTGAAGGactttagatggtcatctagttagtttgatcattgaggaacttcaagtcctcacctaattaaggatcaaggaactatatgttctgatctcttttaattacaaaatccacgatcacaaatttggggtatactcatactcattcgtcataaaccaacagttaaatatctgcttacttttaaattggtgtcaatataattccctcaaaacttcaggtttgaggttgactgagattaaaactcttcgataaattgtccatatatccactcgaaacttaaggctcgagtctgcacaattagaacttcaggttctaaggtggaatTCTTTAAGCAGACATAAAGAAGAATAtatcaatcgacatatgaaaattactcgaaacttctagttcgagttgacataaagtcaaataaactatgaatgaattatatgtgtaatcgaagcttcaggttcgaatatttttttctatgaactgcaagttctaagatttcgtaatttgaacttcgggttcaaataaatttggtgcttaaaacttcaggctcgaggtaactaaagtgaatcttcaagttcacttttatactcaaagcttcgggtttgagttttactgttagaactttaggttctactatgaaattttgaacttctggttcaaaaatattacattcgaaattcatatgttcgaggtataggactgctggtccgtatgagtaacaaaaaaaaaatttaaaagataagtacATAACAAAGTAGGAAAATTgcagggaagaaaaataaatagataaaccaTACAATAAAATTAACtgtggaaacttctggttctattaatgaagaaaatacacagaacttctagtctgcttaacttcacaaaatgatcatcttttttctctcctctaatcacacaagtacataattttatcttgtggAGAACGTACGTAGCTTCTAGCTTTAACCAAGTgttcaaaattgaacttcaaattcacattGTCGTACGGAGGAGGGAACCCCAATACTAAAATAATTTGAGGAACTTCCGGCcctcttataattattggggatTAAAAATATGTGAGTTCATATACCCAATTATATAACTCtaaggatcttctggccctcgtaattGTATAAATTTATGAGACTTCATATCGCAATTTTTCCACTAAACAATCTTTaaggaacttcaggccctcgtgtaatcatataaagaaaatattttgatccCATTGAATTTACAATGGTCATTGAAATCCGTCTATGAGCAATAAAATCATATCATACGTCCTTACCTTTTGAGCATACTTATGCAAATAATCGTAGGATTGTATAACCTGGATatcaaaaaaaatattgatccgCCTTTGGGAGTTACTGATCCTGCCATAAATTGAATCAACATAGATAGTGGTCATCACTCTCATCACGTCAAGATTGCTTCTCATATTAATCAATTCATAAATACATGTCCAGATGACAACATAAGACATATACTAATACTTGTAATCATGAAATATATGACGAATTAGGATTGATGCCTAACGACAATTGAAGGAAACACACAAAAAAGTCTTATGAGTGTATACTGACAAAAAACCCCAAAAAATGCTATTAAATAGACAAGTAAAAACTAATGCCTCTATTGCACCTTATAGGATAATACGTTGGGTTTTGGttgcaaaaccaaaaataaaggagagagGCATgattattgacaaaaaaaattgagattgtCAGAAAGGAAAACAGGTATGATTCTATTTGCGTGATCAACCAAAactttcagcaattatactcatATATGAGAAAAAGAATATATGTATATCAGTATATAAAGCAGGAATCGATGGCACCGTAATGTTTATATATAAGATTAAAGCATAGATCATAGATCATGAAATAAACTCATGAAATAAAGCAGGAATCGATGGCACCTTAAGAAATAAACTGATATGCATAAATGACATAGATCATgaataaactcatagatcataagTTATAGTTAATAGCAACAACGTTGCACCATAAACTCgtagatcatcatagagttttcaaaaaataatagcagagcatgctgataacgtgttataaagtagggagaagatagagagagaatagtagggaggaagtagaagtatatcattcagtctcattagcctcctttatatagaggtagggtttacatcaaagtacacaactaatgagtatttacgtggacagccatatagataataatatttacaacatctacaacacgttatcagcacgagttctaaccctaacccaaaagaaaaaaaaaaccctaaaaactctCTCTCACAAAAATCTGCCGCAGCCTCCCTGGCTGCAGCCCACTGCCGCAAGCGCTGCAGCTCCTTAGCCGCAAGCCTACTGCAGCCCCTGCTGTCACAGCCTCCTGTCGAATACCTCCTGCAGCCCCTGCTGCTCCAGCCCCCCTGCCGCAGCCTCCTTGCAGCCTACCTTCCTGCGTTGCTGCTGCCGCAAGCCCTGCAGCTCGTGCTGCATCCTCATGTTGCTACCCTGTGCTCGCCCTTGCGTCGCTGCTTCCTGCTCGCTGCACGCTGCAGCTCTTCGCCCAACGTCCCCCACAAGCCTCGTCGCTGCTAACCCACACGCAGCACGCCTACAGCCAAAGCACGAAGCACGCCAGCCACCTTGCGCATCCTACCGGCAGTTCCTTCACCGCTCCTCTATTACCTAGTGATTGCCTTCTGCCAGCGAAAAAAAACAAACTGCAGATATCAAAGCCTGggcagagaaaaaagaaaaaaaaggaagcggGCCTGGGCAgcggaaaaaaaagaaaaaaaaagaaaaaggaagggagaagggcagcccattaactgccaatttccggcaatcctaatttagctacatgcctgcatcaacacgcacgtgtataaagaatcgtgaagcaaagcttcaaattaccaagtaagtttttatgattaaaattcctgctttcttgtcttttaaattcctttatttagCTGCAAGATTTGTATAATATGAACATGGTTTAATTTCAAgtatttaataagcggaattgtggggattcacgcttaacaaactaagagtgttcgtaaccaatgaactaagagtgttcataataaacgaactaagagcgttcgtaaccaatgaactaagagtgttcataataaacgaactaagagcgttcgtatgaactaagagtgttcataatgcttggactaagagcgtccgtaagcatcaaattgtgactatattaaaacattattgtttggtctaatccaattattcttggaaattgatttattggtagcatagctcggaaatcttattattattagttttcgtggaagtttagctccgaaactaattcattcttgtttcaccctttttcaggatgtcaaacttgaacatactcgattttgttccattggattatgcaggcaaaagataCATATTGTGGGCTCAGGACGTTGAGCTCCATCTTATTTCCCTTGATCTATTGcacacaatccaagagctttgttctgaaggaactgctccagaccctcaaactgagattgaCAACTCCAAGGCACTTGCCCTAATGATGAGTTATATGGATAgagacctccagtttgagttcatgaatgaggatagcaccataaagctttggcaagcgCTTTGTGAACGtcatggcaatgttcgtgacttcATCCTTCCGaatttagaagcagaatggaatgatATTTGCTTCTCTGATTTTGATACagtcatacaattttattcggaagctctccgcatcaCAAGAATGATGCGCTTATGTGGCAAGAcgatcacagaagaacaattgattaagaaaaccctcaataccttccctgtctatgctatgagatCCTGTGATTTATTTCGGACTCATATAAGAAAACCCTTAATACCttcaataccttccctgtctatgctttcaaaagcttattgaagctatggaaaTTGTTGAAAGGCAAGACAACGAGCTTGtcagaagagaaattgataggcttcgaGATAGCTATCCAGAGCATCGTctcatggctagagaaagtagccatagacgtcatgatccatatgatcgaaatgctcatgaaggtagTCTCCAAAGGCAACAATCACGCCACCGTAGGAGCCATGATTTTGAGGGActaagggttggaaaccatagaGCCAACGTTGGTCATGGTCATAATCTTCTAATGCCtcaggtcctagggaccatgtacattgcgccaatgcgccttaatcaagggagaatcctcttcatggtatctATTTCtaatatggaacgtctgatcaatgggcctgagtttgcaatgtacctaagaaggtagcTGCCTCACAGTaatcaagacatcgagttcaaaaagactttaaatttggcgatgaagacaaaatgctgcagatttttatttcaaatagtcttttatttttccaggaattatgtaatggcagttatgccttaaatcaataaatgacattttgttttaactctttctcacttggctcacctaattaagtatgatgtctaggaaagtaattgagattagtggtacttaagagagcctcgctccaccgacatttCTTCCTACTTTCCTAGTCATATTTGATTAGAGTCAccgaacggattgagtgactacaatctgtctaagtttgacttttatttttggattagactttggttaagaaactttgatgtaattattggctattggct contains these protein-coding regions:
- the LOC112180293 gene encoding high-affinity nitrate transporter 3.1, with translation MASRAGILLASVLLLSCLAETSYGVLFSTLKQSLIVTASHVEANGTLLKAGEDKISVTWGLNQSLPAGTDSAYKTVTVKLCYAPVSQVDRAWRKTVDNLVKDKTCQHKIVARPYNASMQTFEWTVERDVPTAKYFVRAYAYDAVEVAVAYGQNTGPKKDSNLFEVQSITGRHVTLDIVSVCFSAFSVLALAGFFIAEKTRAKSSKRSVGN